The Flavobacterium commune genome contains the following window.
TACTTTTAATAAACTCAAAATCAAAGCCATTAAACCTTATAATTACGCAGCATCCTTACTAAAATTACATAAAACTCTTTTCTCCTAAAAAACTTAAAAAAATGAGCATAAAAAAAGTCCCGATTTTATCGGGACTTTCAATATTTAGAAAATCTAAGAAATTATTTTTTCTCTGATTTTTCCATTTTAGCTTTCAATGCAGCTAATACATCATTGTTATCTCCTAAAGTTGCAGCTGGTGCATTAGTAGTAGATGCAGATGAAGTATTTTCAGTTGCAGCTTTCACATTTTTCTCTTCTTCTTCACGGAAGATAGCAGTGTGAGAAGCAACTACTCTTTTGAATTCTTTATTGAATTCGATTACTTTGAAATCAGCTGAATCACCTTTTTTCAATTTCTTTCCGTCTTCTTTTTCAAGGTGACGAGTAGGAATGAAAGCAACGATATCATCTCCGAATTCTACAGTAGCTCCTTTGTCAACAATTTCAGAAATCTCTCCGTTGTGGATAGTTCCTACAGCGAAAGAATCTTCGTATTGATCCCAAGGATTAGCAGTAGTTTGTTTGTGACCTAAAGATAATTTACGTCCGTCAACATCTAATTCTAATACAACTACGTCTAATTTCTCACCAACATTTACAAATTCAGATGGGTGTTTGATTTTCTTAGTCCAAGATAAGTCAGAGATGTAGATTAATCCATCAATTCCTTCTTCTAATTCTACGAAAATACCAAAGTTTGTAAAGTTTCTAACGATACCTGAATGTTTAGAACCTACAGGGTATTTAGAAGTAATATCAGTCCATGGATCTTGAGTCAATTGTTTGATACCTAATGACATCTTACGATCGTCTCTATCTAAAGTCAAGATAACTGCTTCAACAACATCACCTACTTTTACGAAATCCTGAGCAGAACGTAAATGAGTAGACCATGACATTTCAGAAACGTGGATTAAACCTTCAACACCTTCAGCAACTTCGATAAATGCACCGTAATCAGCGATTACAACTACTTTACCAGAAACTTTATCACCAATAGTTAAGTTAGCATCTAATGCATCCCATGGGTGAGCGTTTAATTGTTTCAATCCTAATTGAATTCTTGTTTTCTCATCATCAAAATCAAGGATTACAACGTTCAATTTTTGGTCTAATTCAAGAACTTCAGATGGGTGGTTGATTCTTGACCAAGAAAGGTCAGTAATGTGGATTAATCCGTCAACACCACCTAAGTCAATAAATACACCGTAAGAAGTAATGTTTTTAACAACACCTTCTAATACTTGTCCTTTTTGTAATTGACCAATGATTTCTTTTTTCTGTACTTCAATATCAGCTTCGATAAGAGCTTTGTG
Protein-coding sequences here:
- the rpsA gene encoding 30S ribosomal protein S1; this encodes MSEQIKSQEEFLANFNWHNFEEGIDAVDEKNLLEFEELVSKTFISTDQEEVVEGVVVRITDRDVIVDINAKSEGVISLNEFRYNPNLKVGDKVEVLIDIREDKTGQLVLSHRKARTIKSWDRVIAANETGEIVNGFVKCRTKGGMIVDVFGIEAFLPGSQIDVKPIRDYDVYVNKTMEFKVVKINHEFKNVVVSHKALIEADIEVQKKEIIGQLQKGQVLEGVVKNITSYGVFIDLGGVDGLIHITDLSWSRINHPSEVLELDQKLNVVILDFDDEKTRIQLGLKQLNAHPWDALDANLTIGDKVSGKVVVIADYGAFIEVAEGVEGLIHVSEMSWSTHLRSAQDFVKVGDVVEAVILTLDRDDRKMSLGIKQLTQDPWTDITSKYPVGSKHSGIVRNFTNFGIFVELEEGIDGLIYISDLSWTKKIKHPSEFVNVGEKLDVVVLELDVDGRKLSLGHKQTTANPWDQYEDSFAVGTIHNGEISEIVDKGATVEFGDDIVAFIPTRHLEKEDGKKLKKGDSADFKVIEFNKEFKRVVASHTAIFREEEEKNVKAATENTSSASTTNAPAATLGDNNDVLAALKAKMEKSEKK